One segment of Natronosalvus halobius DNA contains the following:
- the hutH gene encoding histidine ammonia-lyase: MTDADSAPVELDGRSLTPEDVVAVARDGAPVTITEGARERVRVSRERVEDVIESGEAVYGLNTGFGELVDERIPPDQIERLQTNLLRSHAAGAGRACTREEVRAMMVSRVNALVAGYSGVREVLVDHLVALLNEDVQPVVRSRGSLGASGDLAPLAHLSLVLIGEGEAIIRDDEESMRVAGDVALEAVGLEPLSLAPKEGLALINGTQLTVGLAAMLVVDGERLLRAADAAGALTTEVTLGTTATSDAAIHDVRPHAGQQRSAAAVRALTADSDVVEAHRNCDRVQDAYSLRCLPQVHGAVHDAVAHLREAVTVELNSATDNPLVFSAADADDRASGTDRAAVISGGNFHGQPLALRLEYARLALTDLGAIAERRIDRILNPNLQEDHLPPFLAPESGLQSGYMIAQYTAAALLNECRSIGAASSDNTPVSGGQEDHVSMSSQSALNARRVLENVRRIVATEAVCATQAADYVGNAEDVDVLAPIVDRAATADRAATADRAATAAALGNGTGALYEHVGKFVPPLEDDRVLDAELDAVADAIASGGIDSVVVPVLEPLDE, encoded by the coding sequence ATGACTGACGCCGACAGCGCCCCCGTCGAACTCGACGGCCGCTCACTCACTCCCGAGGACGTCGTCGCCGTCGCCCGAGACGGCGCCCCGGTCACGATCACGGAGGGCGCCCGCGAACGCGTTCGCGTCTCCCGGGAGCGCGTCGAGGACGTGATCGAGAGCGGCGAAGCCGTCTACGGCCTCAACACGGGCTTCGGCGAGCTGGTCGACGAACGGATTCCGCCGGACCAGATCGAACGCCTCCAGACCAACCTCCTGCGGAGCCACGCCGCCGGGGCGGGCCGAGCGTGTACCCGTGAGGAGGTTCGGGCGATGATGGTCTCGCGGGTCAACGCGTTAGTCGCGGGCTACTCGGGCGTGCGCGAGGTCCTCGTCGATCACCTCGTGGCGCTGCTCAACGAGGACGTTCAGCCGGTCGTCCGCTCGCGCGGGAGCCTCGGCGCCAGCGGCGACCTCGCGCCGCTCGCCCACCTCTCGCTGGTTCTCATCGGCGAGGGCGAGGCAATCATCCGTGACGACGAGGAGTCGATGCGCGTCGCTGGCGACGTGGCCCTCGAGGCGGTCGGGCTCGAGCCGCTGTCGCTCGCACCGAAGGAGGGGCTGGCGCTGATCAACGGCACCCAGCTAACGGTTGGACTCGCGGCGATGCTTGTCGTCGACGGCGAACGACTGCTCCGGGCTGCGGACGCCGCAGGCGCGCTCACGACCGAGGTGACGCTGGGGACGACGGCCACCTCCGACGCGGCCATCCACGACGTGCGGCCCCACGCAGGCCAGCAACGAAGCGCCGCGGCGGTTCGCGCGCTGACGGCCGACAGCGACGTCGTCGAGGCCCACCGAAACTGCGACCGCGTCCAGGACGCCTACTCCCTGCGATGTCTCCCACAGGTCCACGGGGCCGTCCACGACGCGGTCGCCCACCTCCGGGAGGCCGTGACGGTCGAACTCAACAGCGCAACCGACAACCCGCTCGTTTTCTCCGCCGCAGACGCGGACGACCGCGCCTCCGGAACCGACCGCGCGGCCGTCATCTCCGGGGGGAACTTCCACGGCCAGCCCCTCGCCTTACGTCTCGAGTACGCCCGCCTCGCACTGACCGACCTGGGAGCGATCGCCGAGCGTCGGATCGATCGCATCCTCAATCCGAACCTCCAGGAGGACCACCTCCCACCGTTTCTCGCTCCCGAGAGCGGCCTCCAGTCGGGCTACATGATCGCCCAGTACACCGCCGCCGCGCTCCTCAACGAGTGCCGGTCGATCGGCGCGGCCTCGAGCGACAACACGCCGGTCAGTGGCGGCCAGGAGGACCACGTCAGCATGAGTTCGCAGTCGGCGCTGAACGCCCGACGGGTGCTCGAGAACGTCCGTCGGATCGTGGCGACCGAGGCGGTCTGTGCGACGCAGGCGGCCGACTACGTCGGCAACGCCGAGGACGTCGACGTCCTCGCGCCGATAGTCGACCGAGCGGCGACGGCCGACCGAGCGGCGACGGCCGACCGAGCGGCGACGGCTGCTGCCCTCGGAAACGGAACCGGGGCACTCTACGAACACGTCGGGAAGTTCGTCCCACCGCTCGAGGACGACCGCGTCCTGGACGCCGAACTCGATGCGGTTGCCGATGCCATCGCATCCGGGGGGATCGATTCCGTGGTGGTTCCAGTTCTCGAGCCTCTGGACGAATAG
- a CDS encoding DsrE family protein, with the protein MPKTAIIVLAGTEAPSDLGRVVNALQTAKEFDDHGDEIELIFDGAGTQWVPELADEDHDYHALYDAVEHHAQVCSYCADAYDVDDEVEDEPVEEVTEFEGHPSVRSLVADGYEIITY; encoded by the coding sequence ATGCCAAAGACCGCGATCATCGTTCTCGCTGGCACCGAAGCCCCGTCCGACCTCGGTCGCGTCGTCAACGCCCTCCAGACCGCCAAGGAGTTCGACGACCACGGCGACGAGATCGAACTCATCTTCGACGGCGCTGGAACCCAGTGGGTCCCCGAACTCGCCGACGAGGATCACGACTACCACGCCCTCTATGACGCCGTCGAGCACCACGCGCAGGTCTGCTCGTACTGCGCCGACGCCTACGACGTCGACGACGAGGTCGAGGACGAACCCGTCGAGGAGGTCACCGAGTTCGAGGGACATCCGAGCGTCCGATCCCTCGTCGCCGACGGCTACGAAATCATCACCTACTGA
- the hutI gene encoding imidazolonepropionase yields MVGVSREGETGTQEGHTTVVYGTSELVVGPASGTSGEWENGDESRDAALETVDNGAFVAVDGEVVAVGPTDDVVRETPPENADTAIDASGRAVVPGFVDPHTHAVFAGDRSDEFEAKLEGTTYQELLAQGGGILRTVRSTREASLERLVENLLAHLDVMLAHGSTTVEVKSGYGLETGTELRMLEAIDAANERHPVDLVPTYLGAHAVPEGADADDYVESVVDDQLPAVADQGIARFCDVFCEEGAFSVDQSRRVLEAGLEHGLEPKVHAEELSHLGGTQLAANLEAASADHLLYATREDVDALVEAGTVPVLLPGTAFGLGEAYADAETMLEAGAPVAIATDFNPNCHSRSMEFVQTLACVEMGLTPAEALLGATRNAARAIGVTDGTGTLAVGAPADALVLEAPRYAHLAYRFDTTAVETVLKRGQVVVENGTALEGVRSS; encoded by the coding sequence GTGGTCGGCGTGAGTCGCGAAGGAGAAACAGGTACCCAGGAGGGCCACACCACAGTCGTCTACGGCACGAGCGAATTAGTGGTCGGCCCGGCGAGCGGAACTAGTGGCGAGTGGGAAAATGGGGACGAGAGTCGTGACGCCGCCCTCGAGACCGTTGATAACGGCGCGTTCGTCGCCGTCGACGGCGAGGTCGTCGCCGTCGGCCCCACGGACGACGTCGTTCGAGAAACCCCGCCAGAGAACGCCGACACGGCCATCGACGCGAGCGGCCGAGCCGTCGTCCCCGGATTCGTCGACCCACACACCCACGCGGTCTTCGCCGGGGATCGCTCCGACGAGTTCGAGGCCAAACTCGAGGGAACGACCTACCAGGAACTGCTCGCGCAGGGTGGCGGCATCCTTCGAACCGTTCGATCCACGCGCGAGGCGAGCCTCGAGCGTCTCGTCGAGAACCTGCTCGCCCACCTCGACGTCATGCTCGCCCACGGGTCGACGACCGTCGAGGTCAAGTCCGGCTACGGCCTGGAGACCGGGACCGAATTGCGGATGCTCGAGGCCATCGACGCCGCGAACGAACGCCACCCCGTCGATCTCGTGCCGACCTACCTCGGCGCCCACGCGGTTCCGGAGGGCGCCGACGCCGACGACTACGTCGAATCCGTCGTCGACGACCAACTGCCCGCGGTGGCCGACCAGGGAATCGCCCGTTTCTGTGACGTCTTCTGCGAGGAAGGCGCGTTCTCCGTCGACCAGTCGCGACGGGTGCTCGAGGCCGGCCTGGAGCACGGACTCGAGCCGAAGGTCCACGCCGAGGAACTGTCCCACCTGGGCGGGACGCAACTCGCGGCCAACCTCGAGGCTGCAAGCGCGGACCACCTGCTCTACGCAACCCGCGAGGACGTGGACGCGCTCGTCGAGGCCGGAACGGTTCCCGTCCTCCTTCCTGGCACCGCCTTCGGCCTCGGGGAGGCCTACGCCGACGCCGAGACGATGCTCGAGGCCGGCGCCCCGGTGGCAATCGCGACCGACTTCAACCCGAACTGCCACTCACGGAGCATGGAGTTCGTACAGACGCTCGCGTGCGTCGAGATGGGACTGACGCCCGCGGAAGCCCTGCTGGGTGCGACCAGGAACGCGGCTCGAGCGATTGGCGTGACGGACGGGACGGGCACCCTCGCGGTCGGTGCCCCGGCGGACGCCCTCGTGCTGGAGGCGCCGCGATACGCCCACCTCGCCTACCGATTCGACACGACGGCGGTGGAGACGGTGCTGAAGCGAGGGCAGGTCGTCGTCGAAAACGGGACGGCGCTCGAGGGGGTGCGTTCGTCGTGA
- the hutG gene encoding formimidoylglutamase: protein MTTFTTPVEWGSPSSDPNDQTFADVVAAVELDNADEYDAVFVGEPSDVAVIGRRGAREGPRAIRESMAGVKTHHFEVGSVGSNGTNGANGSAAPIGDLGDLELDLPNDDVSTVQDRAEAAAQAVYETGARPVFLGGDNSLTVANVSPLLADGSVGVVSLDAHLDCREPIDGPSSGTPYYQLHERGLDAFAVVGARHFETSSAYAEYVEEQGGTVVTAETVRRDLEAAAARALEAMTGVDRIFLSLDVDVLDAAFAPGVSAPTPGGLTTTELYALLRRIAADERVAGFEVVECAPPLDRGGMTSDAAARAVAHVLAGWSA, encoded by the coding sequence GTGACAACCTTCACCACCCCAGTCGAGTGGGGGAGCCCCTCGAGCGACCCCAACGACCAGACGTTTGCCGATGTGGTCGCGGCGGTGGAACTCGATAACGCCGACGAGTACGACGCCGTGTTCGTCGGGGAGCCCTCCGACGTCGCCGTCATCGGTCGCCGTGGTGCCCGGGAGGGACCGCGAGCGATCCGGGAGTCGATGGCCGGCGTGAAGACCCACCACTTCGAGGTGGGTTCAGTCGGCTCGAACGGCACGAACGGCGCGAACGGCTCAGCCGCCCCAATCGGCGACCTCGGCGACCTCGAACTCGACCTCCCCAACGACGACGTTTCGACTGTCCAGGACCGAGCCGAAGCGGCCGCCCAGGCCGTCTACGAGACCGGCGCTCGCCCCGTCTTCCTCGGCGGCGACAACTCCCTGACCGTGGCGAACGTCTCGCCCTTGCTCGCCGACGGCTCGGTCGGCGTCGTCAGCCTCGACGCCCACCTTGACTGCCGGGAGCCGATCGACGGCCCCTCGAGCGGTACGCCCTACTATCAGCTTCACGAGCGCGGCCTGGACGCCTTCGCCGTCGTCGGCGCGCGACACTTCGAGACCTCGAGCGCGTATGCTGAGTACGTCGAGGAGCAGGGTGGAACGGTCGTCACCGCAGAAACCGTGCGCCGGGACCTCGAGGCCGCGGCGGCCCGGGCGCTCGAGGCGATGACGGGCGTCGATCGGATCTTCCTCAGCCTGGACGTGGACGTACTCGACGCGGCGTTCGCACCTGGCGTGAGCGCGCCCACGCCGGGCGGGCTGACGACGACCGAGTTGTACGCACTCCTTCGCCGAATCGCGGCCGACGAGCGCGTCGCCGGGTTCGAGGTGGTCGAGTGTGCGCCGCCGCTCGACCGCGGGGGGATGACGAGCGACGCGGCGGCTCGAGCCGTCGCGCACGTGCTCGCGGGGTGGTCGGCGTGA
- the hutU gene encoding urocanate hydratase has product MADSSSNIERDQDGTTEWEGIGEPSEQWRSYRGAPTGTNLECRGWRQEAAFRMLNNNLDPEVAEDAASLVVYGGTGRAARSWDAYDAICDQLRDLDDDETLLVQSGKPVGRFTTHERAPRVLIANSNLVGKWDDWAHFHELEARGKIMYGQMTAGSWAYIGTQGIIQGTYETLAELGRQHFPEREGLEGRIVVTAGLGGMGGAQPLAVTMNHGVCIAADVDERRIERRLETGYCQERAPDLETAIERAEDAAEAGEAYSVAVHLNAADMLESMIERGFVPDVITDQTSAHDELEGYYPAGYSVEDADALRERDPEAYVEESLATMERHVDGILELQERGAIAFEYGNNIRGQVQDYRRGANGGGGAGSGDGDESEKAWPLSSTDSSERQPFDFPGFVPAYVRPLFCEGKGPFRWAALSGDPADIHRTDDAVRELFPEKEHLARWIDLAQEHVEFQGLPSRVCWLGFNRDEDGLTERARFALRINDLVADGEISAPIVVTRDHLDAGSVASPNRETEAMADGTDAVADWPILNALLNCAAGADIVSVHDGGGVGIGNALHANNHVVLDGSELAAEKARRVFTTDPGMGVVRHADAGYDVALEEARESDVTIPMGGDER; this is encoded by the coding sequence ATGGCAGACTCGTCTTCGAACATCGAGCGCGACCAGGATGGGACGACCGAGTGGGAGGGAATCGGCGAACCGAGCGAGCAGTGGCGATCCTACCGGGGCGCCCCGACCGGCACCAACCTCGAGTGTCGCGGCTGGCGTCAGGAGGCGGCGTTCCGCATGCTGAACAACAACCTCGACCCCGAGGTGGCCGAGGACGCGGCGTCGCTCGTCGTCTACGGCGGCACCGGCCGGGCAGCCCGGTCGTGGGACGCCTACGACGCGATCTGTGACCAGTTGCGGGACCTCGACGACGACGAGACCCTGCTCGTCCAGAGCGGCAAACCCGTCGGCCGGTTCACGACCCACGAGCGCGCCCCGCGGGTACTCATCGCGAACTCGAACCTGGTCGGCAAGTGGGACGACTGGGCGCACTTCCACGAACTCGAGGCCCGCGGGAAGATCATGTACGGGCAGATGACCGCCGGCTCGTGGGCCTACATCGGGACCCAGGGGATCATCCAGGGCACCTACGAGACGCTGGCCGAACTCGGCCGCCAGCACTTCCCCGAACGCGAGGGCCTCGAGGGGCGGATCGTCGTCACCGCCGGTCTCGGCGGCATGGGCGGCGCCCAGCCTCTGGCCGTGACGATGAACCACGGCGTCTGCATCGCTGCCGATGTCGACGAGCGTCGGATCGAGCGCCGCCTCGAGACCGGCTACTGTCAGGAGCGCGCGCCCGACCTCGAGACGGCCATCGAACGCGCCGAGGACGCGGCGGAGGCCGGCGAGGCCTACAGCGTCGCCGTCCACCTGAACGCCGCCGACATGCTCGAGTCGATGATCGAGCGCGGCTTCGTCCCGGACGTGATCACCGACCAGACGAGCGCCCACGACGAACTCGAGGGGTACTATCCCGCGGGGTACTCAGTCGAGGACGCCGATGCCCTCCGGGAGCGAGACCCCGAGGCGTACGTCGAGGAGAGCCTCGCGACGATGGAGCGTCACGTCGACGGCATTCTCGAGTTACAGGAGCGGGGTGCCATCGCGTTCGAGTACGGGAACAACATCCGGGGGCAGGTCCAGGACTATCGACGTGGCGCAAACGGCGGGGGTGGCGCGGGCAGCGGCGACGGCGACGAGAGCGAAAAAGCGTGGCCCCTTTCAAGCACCGACTCGAGCGAACGGCAACCGTTCGACTTCCCCGGCTTCGTGCCCGCCTACGTCAGGCCGCTGTTCTGCGAGGGGAAAGGGCCCTTCCGCTGGGCGGCGCTCTCGGGCGATCCCGCCGACATCCACCGCACCGACGACGCTGTTCGTGAACTGTTCCCCGAGAAGGAACACCTCGCCAGGTGGATCGACCTCGCCCAGGAGCACGTCGAGTTCCAGGGGCTCCCCTCGCGCGTCTGCTGGCTCGGGTTCAACCGTGACGAGGACGGCCTCACCGAACGCGCCCGGTTCGCCCTCCGGATCAACGACCTCGTCGCCGACGGCGAGATCTCGGCCCCGATCGTCGTCACGCGCGATCACCTCGACGCCGGGTCGGTCGCCAGCCCAAACCGCGAGACTGAGGCGATGGCCGACGGGACCGACGCGGTCGCCGACTGGCCGATCCTCAACGCCCTCCTGAACTGTGCGGCGGGTGCCGACATCGTCAGCGTCCACGACGGCGGCGGCGTCGGCATCGGGAACGCCCTCCACGCGAACAACCACGTCGTCCTGGACGGGAGCGAACTTGCCGCGGAGAAGGCGCGCCGCGTCTTCACTACCGACCCCGGTATGGGCGTCGTGCGTCACGCTGACGCCGGCTACGACGTGGCGCTCGAGGAGGCCCGCGAGTCGGACGTCACGATCCCGATGGGTGGTGACGAGCGGTGA
- a CDS encoding helix-turn-helix domain-containing protein, with protein MATLHPFVYEATFRLAGSESGAEFGSYDAITAAFDARLSLWCNDHSDLLLLECETGGLEAVLEAVDEFAGIDDAIVDGPEAVVVTGNCVKALETAVVDAVLDDHGCLLLPPIRYADGARSIRLLALESAHLTRCYHDLLEDFDVSVESKRDLSFDSLDRNRTPDGIGEPLPALSRRQRQVFATAYERGYYEIPRETSMAAVAESVGIDRRTADEHRRQAERKILGSVAGRYLE; from the coding sequence GTGGCCACCCTCCACCCCTTCGTGTACGAAGCGACGTTCCGCCTCGCCGGTTCTGAATCGGGAGCCGAGTTCGGCTCCTACGATGCGATCACCGCGGCGTTCGACGCACGGCTCTCCCTGTGGTGCAACGACCACAGCGATCTGTTGCTCCTCGAGTGCGAGACCGGCGGTCTCGAGGCCGTCCTGGAGGCCGTCGACGAGTTCGCCGGGATCGACGATGCCATCGTTGACGGGCCCGAGGCCGTGGTCGTCACCGGAAACTGCGTCAAGGCGCTCGAGACCGCGGTCGTCGATGCCGTCCTGGACGACCACGGCTGTCTTCTGTTGCCGCCGATTCGATACGCAGACGGGGCGCGGTCGATTCGCCTCCTGGCGCTCGAGTCGGCCCACCTCACCCGCTGTTATCACGACCTGCTCGAGGACTTCGACGTGAGCGTCGAGTCGAAGCGGGACCTCTCCTTCGACAGCCTCGACCGCAACCGGACGCCGGACGGGATCGGCGAGCCGTTGCCGGCCCTCTCCCGCAGACAGCGCCAGGTGTTCGCGACAGCGTACGAACGGGGATACTACGAGATTCCTCGAGAGACGTCGATGGCGGCCGTCGCCGAGTCGGTGGGCATCGATCGACGTACCGCTGACGAACACCGTCGGCAGGCCGAGCGGAAAATTCTGGGATCGGTCGCGGGGCGGTACCTCGAGTAG
- a CDS encoding DUF6663 family protein, with protein MNQTTETTARVLPGRTADEWLLLDVDTADPTYVERPDLDGDLDSGDDADRNGPGLDHGNRIEATLEWDDGEPRLASWTVLESTRFRFRRTDAPVFQAAQHCFEEARRAGEAMNARVIHDTDGRPNGVVYTFADQPGQRDLYAEFRDGEKPLEPLLERAAESTEPPFSVWVLDVNEPFVLVTIVLDPDGLLEEKMRETYRDAR; from the coding sequence ATGAACCAGACCACGGAGACCACGGCCCGTGTCCTTCCGGGTCGCACCGCGGACGAGTGGCTCCTCCTCGATGTCGACACGGCCGATCCGACGTACGTCGAGCGACCCGACCTGGACGGCGACCTCGATTCGGGCGACGACGCGGATCGAAACGGTCCCGGTCTCGACCACGGCAACCGGATCGAGGCGACACTCGAGTGGGACGACGGCGAACCCCGTCTCGCTTCCTGGACGGTTCTCGAGTCGACGCGATTTCGCTTCCGTCGGACGGACGCCCCGGTCTTCCAGGCTGCCCAACATTGCTTCGAGGAGGCCCGACGAGCGGGCGAGGCGATGAACGCCCGCGTGATTCACGACACCGACGGTCGCCCGAACGGCGTCGTCTACACATTCGCGGATCAGCCGGGTCAGCGCGACCTCTACGCCGAGTTTCGCGACGGCGAGAAGCCCCTCGAGCCCTTGCTCGAGCGCGCCGCCGAGTCGACCGAACCGCCGTTTTCGGTCTGGGTGCTCGACGTGAATGAGCCGTTCGTGCTCGTGACCATCGTCCTCGATCCGGACGGGTTGCTCGAGGAGAAGATGCGTGAGACGTACAGGGATGCTCGGTAG
- a CDS encoding transcription factor S — protein sequence MQFCDDCGSMMKADGDHMVCTSDDCGASTARDREQEASFVTTESQTFDDVIESDEEANFEGKPIATDVRCDECGTEEAWYTIKQTASADEPPTRFFKCTECGYRWREYN from the coding sequence ATGCAGTTCTGCGACGACTGCGGTTCGATGATGAAAGCCGATGGGGACCACATGGTCTGTACCAGCGACGACTGCGGGGCGTCGACGGCTCGAGACCGAGAACAGGAGGCCTCGTTCGTCACGACCGAATCCCAGACGTTCGACGACGTGATCGAGTCCGACGAGGAGGCGAACTTCGAGGGCAAGCCGATCGCGACGGACGTCCGCTGTGACGAGTGTGGCACCGAGGAGGCCTGGTACACGATCAAGCAGACGGCCTCGGCCGACGAACCGCCGACACGGTTCTTCAAGTGTACCGAGTGTGGCTATCGCTGGCGTGAGTACAATTGA
- the ppc gene encoding phosphoenolpyruvate carboxylase, whose amino-acid sequence MRLHNREVRQDVRELGALLGDVLEDQTSRRAFDTVESCRTAAIDYRAGDIESREPLATELEGLSPHQQRVVARAFTTYFELINLAEERERVRSIRQDSQDGTLEDSLETAAEELSEADLETVAGILDDVLIEPTFTAHPTEARRKTVKSKLRTVATHLETLDERLLTDKEREQVWRDVDAEVTSLWQTPQVRKRQPEPEDEARNVQWYLENTLFDVVGEVYDELADALDDELDGSIDVPKLFEFRSWAGSDRDGNPYVTPEVTANTLERQREVVIDRYREQLKRLSGVLSQDGSRITTGNTFDASLEDDRERLPGSARTAKERYPGEPYRQKLKLMRERLGRVGDVRPGGYDDADELVADLEIIADSLRENSGETVVEAHVDPLRRQVATFGLSLASLDLRDHRQNHTDAIDEILSREGIEYTSLSEDERVELLTDAVLQDEPIVDLSRTEDLSDTSSRVVTLFDSLADWQSEYGNEAIDTYCISMNNEPSHVLEVLFLADQAGIVSLPEHCGIDIVPLLETEYALSGARRIMGTLFENEAYAQVLEARGRTQEIMLGYSDSNKENGFLAANWSLYKNQRRLGQICDDFDVKMRLFHGRGGSISRGGGPMGEALLALPNSTVTGQVKFTEQGEAIAEKYGNPRIAERNVEQMLNAQLRARKQAIEQPEERIEEEWIEAMDTMADAARQEYRDLLESDGFVQYFEQATPITVIEDLDLGSRPASRSGERTVEDLRAIPWVFSWTQARCILPGWYAVAAGIDAYLEDGAEPRSADDSSGDQPRDGGDVETLQTMYEEWPFFRTTLDNAALSLSRTELEIAEQYADLATEDLREQFFPRVTEEYDRAVDLVKTIGQRETLHTRDWMGENLERRNPYVDPLNLLQTHLLGRTHRTDVEERTLRLTVKGIAAGMKNTG is encoded by the coding sequence ATGCGACTGCACAACAGGGAAGTCCGACAGGACGTTCGCGAACTCGGGGCCCTCCTGGGTGACGTCCTCGAGGATCAGACGTCGCGTCGTGCGTTCGATACCGTCGAATCCTGTCGAACGGCGGCCATCGACTACCGCGCGGGGGACATCGAGTCCCGAGAGCCTCTGGCCACCGAACTCGAGGGACTGTCGCCACACCAGCAACGCGTGGTCGCCCGTGCGTTCACGACCTACTTCGAACTGATAAACCTCGCCGAGGAGCGCGAACGTGTCAGATCGATCCGTCAGGACTCCCAGGACGGGACGCTCGAGGACAGCCTCGAGACGGCCGCCGAAGAGCTGTCCGAGGCGGATCTAGAGACCGTCGCGGGCATCCTGGATGACGTGCTCATCGAACCGACCTTCACCGCTCACCCGACGGAAGCCCGTCGAAAGACGGTCAAATCCAAGCTGCGGACGGTGGCGACCCACCTCGAGACGCTCGACGAGCGCCTGCTGACCGACAAGGAGCGAGAACAGGTCTGGCGCGACGTGGACGCCGAGGTGACTAGCCTCTGGCAGACCCCGCAGGTTCGCAAGCGCCAACCCGAACCCGAGGACGAGGCCCGGAACGTCCAGTGGTACCTCGAGAACACCCTGTTCGACGTCGTCGGCGAGGTGTACGACGAACTGGCGGATGCGCTGGACGACGAACTCGACGGGTCCATCGACGTCCCCAAACTCTTCGAGTTCCGCTCGTGGGCCGGAAGCGACCGTGACGGCAACCCCTACGTCACGCCCGAAGTGACGGCAAACACCCTCGAACGCCAGCGCGAGGTCGTGATCGACCGCTATCGCGAGCAACTCAAACGGCTCTCGGGCGTGCTCAGCCAGGACGGGAGTCGGATCACCACCGGCAACACGTTCGACGCTTCGCTCGAGGACGACCGGGAGCGACTGCCGGGCAGCGCCAGGACGGCGAAGGAACGCTATCCAGGCGAACCCTACCGCCAGAAGCTCAAGCTGATGCGCGAGCGCCTGGGGCGCGTCGGCGACGTCCGGCCCGGCGGCTACGACGACGCCGACGAACTCGTCGCGGACCTCGAGATCATCGCCGACAGCCTCCGGGAGAACAGCGGGGAAACCGTGGTCGAGGCGCACGTCGACCCCCTGCGCAGGCAGGTCGCCACGTTCGGCCTCTCGCTGGCCAGCCTCGACCTGCGCGATCACCGCCAGAACCACACGGACGCTATCGACGAGATCCTCTCACGGGAAGGCATCGAGTACACGTCCCTTTCGGAGGACGAGCGCGTCGAGTTGCTTACCGACGCCGTCCTCCAGGACGAACCGATCGTCGACCTCTCCCGGACGGAGGACCTCTCGGACACCTCGAGTCGGGTCGTCACCCTCTTCGACAGCCTCGCCGACTGGCAGTCCGAGTACGGGAACGAGGCCATCGACACCTACTGCATCTCGATGAACAACGAGCCCTCCCACGTCCTCGAGGTGCTGTTCCTGGCCGACCAGGCGGGCATCGTCTCCCTGCCGGAACACTGTGGCATCGACATCGTGCCACTACTCGAGACGGAGTACGCCCTCTCGGGCGCCCGACGCATCATGGGGACGCTGTTCGAGAACGAGGCCTACGCGCAGGTGCTCGAGGCCCGCGGGCGCACTCAGGAGATCATGCTGGGGTACTCCGACTCGAACAAGGAGAACGGGTTCCTGGCGGCGAACTGGTCGCTCTACAAGAACCAGCGCCGACTCGGTCAGATCTGTGACGACTTCGACGTAAAAATGCGCCTGTTCCACGGCCGCGGGGGGTCCATCTCCCGCGGCGGCGGCCCGATGGGTGAGGCGCTGCTGGCCCTGCCAAACAGCACCGTCACCGGCCAGGTCAAGTTCACCGAACAGGGCGAGGCCATCGCCGAGAAGTACGGCAACCCCCGCATCGCCGAGCGCAACGTCGAGCAGATGCTCAACGCTCAGTTGCGAGCTCGAAAGCAGGCGATCGAGCAACCCGAGGAGCGCATCGAGGAGGAGTGGATCGAGGCGATGGATACCATGGCCGACGCGGCCCGCCAGGAGTACCGCGACCTGCTCGAGAGCGACGGCTTCGTTCAGTACTTCGAGCAGGCGACGCCCATCACCGTCATCGAGGACCTCGACCTGGGCTCGCGGCCGGCCTCCAGGAGCGGCGAACGGACGGTCGAGGACCTGCGGGCGATCCCGTGGGTGTTCTCCTGGACGCAGGCGCGGTGCATCCTGCCGGGCTGGTACGCCGTCGCCGCCGGGATCGACGCCTATCTCGAGGACGGCGCGGAACCACGTTCGGCGGACGACTCGAGCGGCGATCAGCCGCGAGACGGTGGCGACGTCGAAACCCTGCAGACGATGTACGAGGAGTGGCCGTTCTTCCGCACGACGCTCGACAACGCGGCGCTGTCGCTCTCGCGAACGGAACTCGAGATCGCCGAGCAGTACGCCGACCTGGCGACCGAGGACTTGCGAGAGCAGTTCTTCCCGCGGGTGACCGAGGAGTACGACCGCGCGGTCGACCTGGTCAAGACGATCGGCCAGCGCGAGACCCTGCACACGCGCGACTGGATGGGTGAAAACCTCGAGCGACGGAACCCCTACGTCGATCCGCTCAACCTGTTGCAGACGCACTTACTCGGACGGACCCACCGAACAGATGTCGAGGAGCGGACCCTGCGACTGACGGTCAAGGGGATCGCTGCTGGGATGAAAAACACGGGATAG